One window from the genome of Rhodopirellula halodulae encodes:
- a CDS encoding phosphoenolpyruvate carboxylase, which translates to MVSASILALDVEQLNRDWQWMLSVLQTVLQRGGDEQLAELLPVPGSKLDIEKTPADSVQLTQAYSIAFQLLSMAEQSSAAQFRDRIESESGMADLPALWGESLQQLIDRGWSADMIASELPSMRVELVLTAHPTEAKRATVLAHHRRLFRRFQMRHQADLPPWRRSENEQAIESVLNILWRTGEIYLDKPDLQSERRNVMDYLTVVFPKALQPLDQRLRQAWREVGLSEDAIADPLALPRLTFGTWVGGDRDGHPLVTPEVTEETLMQLRRGAIELMREELVQLARLTSVSAYWLPPTSEFLNRIAERAQAMGDVGAKAIARNPNEPWRQYINLMMASLPTVKANGGLQNDAGQTFTYQRSRELLADLRCLHESLVAVDMADVAANAVAPTMRIAQTFGFHLAVLDIRQNSAKHDTAIEQLLRAAGMSDWKFASWDEAKRMKFLTEELASSRPLTHPDSSAGEEADAVLGALRVVTQYRSKHGADGLGALIVSMTRNTSDLMAVYLLAREVGLLQRTENGPVCPLPVVPLFETIDDLERSPEIYDRFLQHPITRNSLAAIAQREGSSAPVGQVMIGYSDSNKDGGILASLVGLRHAQRKLTHVARSHGVRARFFHGRGGTISRGAGPTHRFIKSLPDHTIGGDMRLTEQGETIAQKYAHEPTAIYNLELFLAGVTRKSLADSRSKEAEHPLEPTLVKLAAWARSTYCELLHSEGFVEFFREATPIDAIEQSRIGSRPARRTGQQTLDDLRAIPWVFSWGQARCYLSGWYGVGSALKKLQTECPDEFAAVKKSLRDWAPLHYLISNVATSVTAVDIEVMKQYAALVDNATLRERFVTDIESQWKLACEMVEAVYGGPMESQRPNVQRMIALRSEGLRLLHRQQISLLQRWRSYNKMGEHAQADALLPALLLSVNAIASGLGTTG; encoded by the coding sequence GGCGGCGCAGTTTCGCGATCGCATCGAATCGGAATCCGGCATGGCGGATCTGCCCGCGTTGTGGGGAGAGAGCCTGCAACAGTTGATCGATCGAGGTTGGTCGGCGGACATGATCGCGTCGGAGTTGCCTTCGATGCGGGTGGAATTGGTGCTGACGGCACACCCGACCGAGGCCAAACGTGCCACGGTGTTGGCTCATCACCGTCGATTGTTCCGCCGTTTTCAAATGCGACACCAAGCCGACCTTCCTCCGTGGCGACGTTCGGAAAACGAGCAAGCCATCGAATCGGTGCTGAACATTTTGTGGCGAACCGGTGAGATCTATTTGGACAAACCCGATCTGCAGTCCGAACGCCGCAACGTCATGGACTACTTGACCGTCGTGTTCCCCAAGGCATTGCAACCGCTGGATCAACGGCTTCGTCAGGCTTGGCGCGAGGTCGGGTTGAGCGAAGATGCGATTGCCGATCCGTTGGCACTGCCGCGCTTGACGTTCGGGACGTGGGTCGGTGGTGACCGCGACGGACACCCTTTGGTCACTCCGGAGGTGACGGAAGAAACGCTGATGCAGCTTCGCCGTGGTGCGATTGAGCTGATGCGTGAGGAGCTGGTTCAGTTGGCTCGTTTGACCAGTGTCTCCGCTTACTGGTTGCCGCCGACCAGTGAGTTTCTCAATCGAATCGCCGAGCGGGCCCAAGCGATGGGCGACGTGGGGGCGAAGGCGATCGCTCGCAATCCGAATGAACCCTGGCGTCAATACATCAACTTGATGATGGCCAGTTTGCCAACCGTCAAAGCGAATGGTGGATTGCAGAATGACGCCGGGCAAACGTTCACCTATCAACGTTCGCGAGAATTGTTGGCCGATCTGCGTTGCCTGCATGAAAGTCTGGTCGCGGTCGACATGGCGGATGTGGCTGCCAATGCGGTCGCGCCGACCATGCGGATTGCTCAAACATTCGGGTTCCACTTGGCGGTTTTGGACATTCGTCAAAACAGTGCCAAGCACGACACGGCGATTGAACAGTTGCTTCGCGCGGCCGGTATGTCCGATTGGAAGTTCGCTAGCTGGGACGAAGCCAAGCGGATGAAATTCCTGACTGAAGAGCTTGCCAGTTCACGTCCGCTGACGCACCCGGATTCGTCGGCCGGCGAAGAAGCCGACGCGGTCTTGGGAGCTTTGCGAGTGGTCACCCAGTATCGATCCAAACACGGCGCGGATGGTTTGGGGGCTTTGATCGTCAGCATGACTCGCAACACGTCGGACTTGATGGCGGTCTATTTGTTGGCTCGCGAAGTTGGTCTGCTGCAACGAACCGAGAACGGACCGGTGTGTCCGCTGCCTGTCGTGCCGTTGTTTGAGACGATCGATGACTTGGAACGTTCGCCCGAGATCTACGACCGCTTCTTGCAACACCCCATCACGCGAAACAGTTTGGCGGCCATCGCGCAGCGAGAAGGATCTTCGGCACCGGTCGGACAAGTCATGATCGGATACAGCGACAGCAACAAGGACGGCGGAATCTTGGCCAGCCTCGTGGGGCTTCGACATGCGCAGCGCAAGCTAACTCATGTCGCTCGGTCACACGGCGTACGAGCACGTTTCTTCCACGGTCGAGGTGGCACGATCAGCCGTGGTGCCGGACCAACGCACCGCTTCATCAAGAGCTTGCCTGACCACACGATCGGCGGCGACATGCGTTTGACGGAACAAGGCGAGACCATTGCCCAGAAGTACGCCCATGAGCCGACGGCGATCTACAACCTGGAACTCTTTTTGGCCGGCGTGACTCGCAAGTCGCTCGCGGATTCACGGTCAAAGGAAGCGGAGCATCCGTTGGAGCCAACGTTGGTCAAGCTGGCCGCGTGGGCACGGTCGACTTATTGCGAGTTGCTTCACAGCGAAGGCTTTGTGGAGTTCTTCCGCGAAGCCACGCCGATCGACGCGATTGAACAAAGTCGCATTGGTTCTCGTCCCGCGCGACGGACCGGGCAACAAACTTTGGATGACTTGCGAGCGATCCCCTGGGTGTTCAGTTGGGGCCAAGCACGTTGTTATTTGTCGGGCTGGTACGGCGTTGGAAGTGCACTGAAGAAACTGCAAACGGAATGTCCTGACGAATTTGCCGCCGTCAAGAAATCGTTGCGTGATTGGGCACCGCTTCACTACTTGATCAGCAACGTCGCCACCAGCGTGACCGCGGTCGATATCGAAGTCATGAAGCAGTATGCCGCCTTGGTTGACAATGCAACGCTTCGGGAGCGGTTTGTCACGGACATTGAATCGCAGTGGAAGCTGGCATGCGAGATGGTGGAAGCTGTCTATGGCGGGCCAATGGAATCGCAGCGTCCCAATGTGCAACGCATGATCGCTTTGCGAAGCGAAGGTTTGCGATTGCTGCACCGTCAGCAAATTTCTTTGCTGCAGCGTTGGCGTAGCTACAACAAAATGGGCGAGCATGCTCAGGCGGATGCGTTGCTGCCCGCGTTGCTGCTGAGCGTCAACGCCATTGCATCCGGACTGGGAACCACCGGCTGA
- a CDS encoding O-antigen ligase family protein — MLAMFINPIEPKTSAEFDRATSSLNVLTLAKLGLAGLATFWGGLAFMVSPRTRGILFSLPGLGLLCLGIVFTLTSLFAIEQNATISRASALIYLGYVLFTAMALATLGPRKLVAAVVCGSCLYMLVTWGLFVLVPELGTFEEYVSATETVKRMGGTGHPNNIAKNAITIVLVGVAMYLGRTDSITSVGVRGSWKRLFLIGVITLAVATVIATLSRTAMLAGFAAAGVLLIDRLYGRGGMAVGILAVASGAVLVLGISLFTGEGPFSETAVSAVTKSGDVEEITSLTGRTTIWKEALSFIVQRPLTGYGMDSAASVMSREATGTHNLLLHVTFSAGVIACGLMLLLLGWSLVFGTTSPQEWIRAVLVYVLVSGLVEDTILESFPTTLTMLWFAALLTPALIGVNQQGSPQDI, encoded by the coding sequence ATGTTGGCGATGTTCATCAACCCGATCGAACCCAAGACCAGTGCGGAGTTCGACCGCGCGACAAGCAGTCTCAACGTGCTGACCTTGGCCAAACTGGGTTTGGCGGGCTTGGCGACCTTTTGGGGCGGTCTGGCCTTTATGGTAAGCCCACGCACACGCGGCATTTTGTTCAGTCTGCCAGGATTGGGACTGCTCTGCCTTGGCATCGTTTTCACGCTGACCAGCCTGTTCGCTATTGAGCAAAATGCGACGATCAGCCGAGCCTCCGCGCTAATCTACCTGGGCTACGTCCTATTCACCGCGATGGCTCTCGCGACATTGGGCCCACGCAAATTGGTCGCGGCGGTGGTCTGTGGAAGTTGCCTGTACATGTTGGTGACGTGGGGATTGTTCGTTCTCGTTCCAGAGCTCGGCACGTTCGAGGAATACGTCAGTGCCACCGAGACTGTCAAACGCATGGGCGGCACCGGTCACCCCAACAACATCGCCAAGAATGCCATCACCATTGTCTTGGTCGGCGTCGCAATGTATTTGGGCCGAACGGACAGCATCACATCCGTCGGCGTCCGCGGATCATGGAAGCGATTGTTTCTGATCGGCGTGATCACGTTGGCGGTGGCAACCGTGATCGCAACGCTCAGCCGAACCGCAATGCTCGCCGGATTCGCGGCGGCCGGCGTGCTTCTGATCGATCGCCTTTATGGCCGAGGCGGGATGGCGGTGGGAATCCTCGCCGTCGCATCGGGTGCTGTGCTGGTCCTTGGTATTTCCTTGTTCACGGGCGAAGGCCCCTTTTCAGAAACGGCCGTCAGTGCGGTGACCAAGAGCGGTGATGTGGAAGAGATCACATCGCTCACCGGACGCACCACCATTTGGAAAGAAGCGTTGAGCTTCATTGTCCAGCGACCGCTGACCGGCTATGGCATGGACAGTGCCGCCAGCGTGATGAGCCGCGAAGCGACGGGCACTCACAACCTGCTGCTGCACGTCACGTTCTCCGCCGGAGTCATCGCTTGCGGCTTGATGCTCCTGCTGCTCGGTTGGTCGCTCGTGTTCGGAACGACCTCTCCGCAAGAATGGATCCGAGCGGTGTTGGTTTATGTGTTGGTGTCTGGTTTGGTGGAAGACACCATCTTGGAATCATTCCCCACCACACTCACCATGCTCTGGTTCGCGGCGCTGCTAACGCCGGCACTGATCGGCGTCAATCAACAGGGATCGCCGCAAGACATCTGA
- a CDS encoding apolipoprotein acyltransferase: MQFPPPPATPPDHPELVALLRRMGESVGINDDSVFENDKFVGFFQSFRPDGRGLDGVFENLNVGQQLEQRLANLFDIAGDDRRPQGGRDAFFLVRSPQPIDPVVVESKAADWTDRMIQLAEELGNDDAASRLRGIEKHRVLEGIPPKHPKEDHHKTQLLKTFQDLVENFVTQVDVQDPFAEALRAPYYFISCDAGVRDHLMWPLYMDHVRVEEPFEPYFDLWSHGVKFRIYQEQQVDWYMPRLS, translated from the coding sequence ATGCAGTTCCCACCGCCACCCGCCACGCCTCCCGATCATCCGGAACTCGTCGCCTTGCTGCGCCGCATGGGCGAGTCCGTTGGCATCAACGATGATTCCGTTTTCGAAAACGACAAGTTCGTTGGCTTCTTCCAATCCTTTCGCCCCGATGGTCGTGGACTCGACGGTGTCTTTGAAAATCTGAACGTCGGCCAGCAACTGGAACAACGGCTGGCGAACTTGTTTGATATCGCCGGCGACGATCGACGGCCCCAAGGCGGACGAGACGCGTTCTTCCTGGTCCGCTCACCACAGCCCATCGACCCTGTGGTGGTGGAATCAAAGGCGGCCGATTGGACCGACCGCATGATCCAGTTGGCAGAGGAACTGGGGAACGATGATGCCGCGTCCCGTTTGCGAGGCATCGAAAAGCACCGTGTGTTGGAAGGCATTCCTCCCAAACATCCCAAAGAGGATCACCACAAGACGCAGTTGCTGAAGACGTTCCAAGATCTGGTTGAGAACTTCGTGACCCAAGTCGACGTGCAGGATCCTTTTGCGGAGGCACTGCGTGCACCCTATTACTTCATCTCCTGCGATGCCGGCGTTCGCGATCATTTGATGTGGCCGCTCTACATGGATCACGTCCGCGTGGAGGAACCCTTTGAGCCTTACTTTGATCTCTGGTCGCACGGTGTGAAGTTTCGGATCTATCAAGAACAGCAAGTCGACTGGTACATGCCGAGACTGTCTTGA
- a CDS encoding thioredoxin family protein codes for MLSLFLGLTLAMATNGSISTEVSHDASTQTPDQNYTLAYKKSVEEDKPLMVVVGAPWCPACETLKKTTIANMQNSGELDDVSVALVDRDAEPELAKSLMQDEKMIPQIIMFSKTEDGRWSRRKLMGYQPVQPVRSLIKRVVSLGQG; via the coding sequence ATGTTGTCACTGTTCTTGGGTCTTACGCTCGCCATGGCGACCAACGGCTCGATTTCGACCGAGGTCTCCCACGATGCGTCGACGCAGACGCCGGACCAGAACTACACACTTGCCTACAAAAAGTCCGTTGAAGAGGACAAACCTTTGATGGTCGTCGTCGGTGCACCTTGGTGCCCCGCTTGCGAAACTCTGAAGAAGACGACCATCGCGAACATGCAAAACAGCGGTGAGCTGGATGATGTCAGCGTCGCATTGGTGGATCGCGACGCAGAACCTGAATTGGCAAAGAGCCTGATGCAGGACGAAAAGATGATCCCGCAAATCATCATGTTCAGCAAAACCGAAGACGGTCGTTGGAGCCGCCGCAAATTGATGGGGTATCAACCTGTTCAGCCTGTTCGCTCGTTGATCAAACGAGTCGTCAGCCTGGGCCAAGGTTGA
- a CDS encoding FHA domain-containing protein, which translates to MSAEDAPEFAGAFGQLTPLGGGDPIPLIKDKLLIGRRRHCDICLDFSNVSSQHCKMTLEQGYWFIRDLNSRNGTKVDGRSIMRKRADPNCKISIAKHHYTLEYEPQLLGAYGPPPADDDYIEEVMKSSLMDRAGISRRDPKKRFFNRKSED; encoded by the coding sequence ATGAGCGCTGAAGACGCCCCAGAATTCGCTGGTGCTTTCGGACAGCTGACGCCATTGGGCGGCGGCGATCCGATCCCCTTGATCAAAGACAAGCTCTTGATCGGCCGGCGACGCCACTGTGACATTTGTTTGGATTTCTCGAACGTGTCCAGCCAACATTGCAAAATGACCTTGGAACAAGGTTATTGGTTCATTCGCGATCTCAACAGCCGCAATGGCACCAAGGTCGACGGCCGATCCATCATGCGAAAACGCGCCGATCCAAACTGCAAGATCTCGATCGCCAAGCACCACTACACGCTGGAATATGAACCGCAGTTGTTGGGTGCCTATGGTCCGCCACCAGCCGACGATGACTACATCGAAGAGGTCATGAAGAGTTCGCTGATGGATCGCGCGGGGATCAGTCGTCGCGATCCCAAAAAGCGGTTCTTCAATCGCAAGAGCGAAGACTGA
- a CDS encoding TIGR01212 family radical SAM protein (This family includes YhcC from E. coli K-12, an uncharacterized radical SAM protein.): MQSPNDPACSTQHPSDATNRSSRGFDVHSLNAKSASTVNPEIDSRLVWQTQGERFNAFGKWLRRRHGGRIQRVSIDAGFTCPNVDGAVTRGGCNFCDNRSFSPSRRVRLQRVADQLREQIGRVQDRYKDVQGFIAYFQPATNTYAPIDQLREIYELALNADPRVVGLAVGTRPDCVPDSVLDLLQELAVDHEVSLEFGMQSVHDETLDWMNRAHTHADMVNAIDRSRDRGFECCSHVILGVPREDHSMMMKSAEEIGRLGFDAIKLHNLYSVRGTPLGEEVLSGKVQMMARDDYVRTVVDFLELIPPEVIVERVSGDAPPEFLIEPKWCADKQGIRREIEAEFQRRGSRQGDRYVAPELLPSERPRPDDATPESIRKQIDVRGRLPVLKIQ; the protein is encoded by the coding sequence ATGCAATCGCCCAACGATCCCGCGTGCTCAACGCAGCACCCTTCCGATGCCACCAATCGCTCGAGCCGCGGTTTCGACGTTCACTCGCTGAACGCAAAGTCAGCGTCGACCGTGAATCCGGAGATCGACTCCCGGTTGGTTTGGCAAACGCAAGGAGAACGCTTCAACGCATTCGGGAAATGGTTGCGACGTCGACATGGCGGCCGTATTCAACGCGTCAGCATCGACGCCGGCTTCACTTGTCCCAACGTGGACGGTGCCGTCACGCGAGGAGGCTGCAACTTTTGCGACAATCGTTCGTTCAGTCCTTCTCGCCGGGTTCGGTTGCAACGCGTGGCGGATCAGCTCCGTGAACAGATCGGACGGGTTCAAGATCGCTACAAAGACGTCCAAGGCTTCATCGCTTACTTTCAGCCAGCGACCAACACCTACGCTCCCATCGATCAGTTGCGAGAGATCTACGAGCTGGCATTGAACGCGGATCCGCGAGTGGTGGGATTGGCGGTTGGAACGCGTCCTGACTGCGTGCCCGACAGCGTTTTAGATCTGCTGCAAGAACTGGCCGTGGACCACGAAGTTTCGCTCGAATTTGGGATGCAATCGGTTCACGACGAAACATTGGACTGGATGAACCGAGCTCACACGCACGCGGACATGGTCAATGCGATTGATCGTTCTCGTGATCGCGGCTTTGAATGTTGTTCGCATGTGATCTTGGGTGTGCCGCGCGAAGATCATTCGATGATGATGAAGTCGGCGGAAGAGATCGGTCGTTTGGGTTTCGACGCGATCAAGCTGCACAACCTTTACAGCGTTCGCGGAACTCCGTTGGGCGAAGAAGTGTTGAGCGGCAAGGTGCAGATGATGGCACGTGATGACTACGTGCGAACGGTGGTGGATTTCCTCGAACTCATCCCGCCCGAAGTCATCGTCGAACGTGTCAGTGGTGATGCACCGCCAGAGTTCTTGATCGAACCCAAATGGTGTGCCGACAAACAAGGCATCCGTCGAGAGATCGAAGCGGAGTTTCAGCGACGTGGTTCGCGGCAAGGCGACCGCTATGTGGCACCGGAGTTACTGCCCAGCGAGCGACCGCGACCGGACGATGCGACTCCGGAATCCATTCGCAAACAAATCGATGTTCGCGGGCGTCTGCCGGTTCTGAAAATTCAGTGA
- a CDS encoding DUF4332 domain-containing protein, with translation MFELFKRLVRRRPSGILSPVPTEVSQPSDVVLRVRLPQPADDVRRSAPKLAAADSAPTLRSQTSQHREEVTQPATLSIQTAVAAKVTATSNPATCQIQQPARRVRSSHRERIFSMRIEHLQICNEKRCRLLAKAGIITAGDLACCAPEQIARTYKNPQRALRSIKRLRAAIRLAVAVDGMMPRDALILVAIHRRSVASLARESAATLHRDLERFSLSSQGQRLVGNRGVPSLRRVKSWVGQCEQLVAHWIQSQPSEARLAA, from the coding sequence ATGTTCGAGCTATTCAAACGTTTGGTACGACGGCGCCCCAGCGGAATCCTGTCGCCCGTTCCCACCGAGGTCAGTCAACCATCGGACGTTGTGCTTCGCGTGCGACTCCCACAACCTGCCGACGACGTTCGACGTTCCGCGCCAAAGCTTGCCGCGGCCGATTCAGCCCCCACGCTGAGATCACAAACCAGCCAGCACCGCGAAGAGGTCACGCAACCGGCGACTCTTTCGATCCAAACCGCCGTGGCCGCGAAAGTCACCGCCACATCGAATCCTGCAACCTGCCAAATCCAGCAGCCTGCACGCCGTGTTCGCAGCAGTCACCGTGAACGCATCTTTTCGATGCGAATCGAACACTTGCAAATCTGCAACGAAAAACGTTGCCGACTGCTAGCGAAGGCCGGCATCATCACGGCGGGCGATTTGGCATGCTGTGCACCGGAGCAAATTGCACGCACCTACAAGAATCCACAACGAGCATTGCGATCAATCAAACGTTTGCGAGCCGCGATCCGATTGGCGGTCGCCGTTGATGGCATGATGCCTCGCGATGCGTTGATCTTGGTCGCCATACATCGCCGCAGCGTGGCCTCGCTCGCTCGTGAATCCGCCGCCACACTGCATCGAGATCTGGAACGGTTCTCGCTCAGCAGCCAAGGCCAACGTTTGGTTGGCAACCGCGGAGTTCCCAGCCTGCGACGTGTCAAAAGCTGGGTCGGACAGTGCGAGCAATTGGTGGCTCATTGGATTCAGTCGCAACCGAGCGAAGCCCGCTTGGCCGCTTGA
- a CDS encoding DUF1559 domain-containing protein: MKKRFLHTHCSHAPFRKERHAFTLVELLVVIAIIGILVGLLLPAVQAAREAARRMSCSNNMKQIALATHNYESTFKCIPAMTGSSSFSVQARTLPFIEQAGLSELIDFEQPLLVGPPWAAQFNPLLRDAVQTIVPTFLCPSDVGDPRFSTTFADGVEGHSGGLSYMFSYGSGTDTNYDDRYRTDGMVWTDSWAEFRDCLDGTSQTVLLAESVMGDQTSGVSEPTPAGPHRRIANWSGTTGNTAPNPGFLEGGALIQNPDLETVFPAKISSYSGTRGQSWIRGVPYATVINGYMTPNSRIPDIGIHGRGFYSSRSYHTGGTTHAMLDGSVHFITDSIDRTIYHALHSRDGREVVEWP; encoded by the coding sequence ATGAAAAAACGTTTCTTACATACCCATTGTTCTCACGCTCCGTTTCGCAAGGAACGGCACGCATTCACGTTGGTGGAGCTGCTGGTCGTCATTGCGATCATTGGCATCCTGGTTGGTTTGTTGTTGCCGGCGGTCCAAGCCGCTCGCGAAGCCGCACGCCGCATGTCGTGCAGCAACAACATGAAGCAAATTGCGTTGGCGACGCACAACTACGAAAGCACCTTCAAATGCATTCCCGCGATGACGGGATCAAGTAGCTTTTCCGTTCAAGCACGCACGCTGCCGTTCATCGAACAGGCCGGTCTCAGCGAATTGATCGATTTCGAGCAGCCTTTGTTGGTCGGGCCTCCATGGGCAGCGCAGTTCAACCCGCTGCTTCGTGATGCCGTGCAAACGATCGTGCCAACTTTTCTCTGCCCCAGCGATGTGGGTGATCCGCGTTTCTCCACCACGTTTGCCGACGGTGTTGAAGGACACTCCGGTGGTTTGAGCTACATGTTCAGCTACGGGAGTGGCACCGACACCAACTACGACGATCGTTATCGCACCGATGGCATGGTGTGGACCGATTCCTGGGCAGAGTTTCGTGACTGCTTGGACGGCACCAGCCAAACCGTTTTGTTGGCGGAGTCCGTCATGGGGGATCAGACCTCGGGGGTCAGCGAACCAACTCCCGCTGGTCCGCACCGCCGAATTGCGAACTGGAGTGGTACCACCGGCAACACCGCACCCAACCCAGGCTTTCTAGAAGGCGGAGCGTTGATTCAGAACCCTGACCTGGAAACAGTGTTTCCTGCCAAGATCAGTTCCTACTCCGGCACCCGTGGCCAGTCTTGGATCCGCGGCGTGCCTTACGCCACCGTGATCAACGGGTACATGACGCCGAACTCACGCATTCCGGACATTGGGATTCACGGTCGAGGATTCTATTCGTCGCGTTCGTATCACACCGGCGGAACGACGCATGCGATGTTGGACGGCAGTGTTCACTTCATCACCGATTCGATTGATCGAACCATCTATCACGCGTTGCACTCGCGCGATGGACGTGAGGTGGTGGAATGGCCATGA
- a CDS encoding sugar phosphate isomerase/epimerase family protein: protein MMQLGFVSAILPEYDLEQVFAVASQCGYDCVEVMCWPPGKAERRYAGVTHIDVTDLSDDRISEIHALCKKYDVSISALGYYPNPLSPDQDEAQTAIDHLLKMIDAAAHLNIGRVTTFVGRDWKKTIDENWPQFERVWGPILDAANKADVRIGIENCPMLFTDEEWPGGKNLAISPAIWRRMFETFPTEQFGLNYDPSHPVFMHMDYLTPIRAFADRLVHVHAKDVRVDQVLLDQVGVFANPNEWHTPKIPGLGQVDWSQFFSVLNDVGYNGPVCVEVEDRAYEGTLENRLRALKQSHNYLRQYLPKM, encoded by the coding sequence ATGATGCAACTTGGCTTTGTCAGTGCGATCTTGCCCGAATACGACCTGGAACAGGTGTTCGCAGTGGCGAGCCAGTGCGGCTACGACTGCGTCGAGGTGATGTGCTGGCCACCGGGAAAGGCGGAACGTCGCTACGCGGGAGTGACACACATTGACGTGACCGATTTGAGCGACGATCGGATTTCAGAGATCCATGCTCTCTGCAAAAAATACGATGTTTCGATCAGCGCCCTGGGATACTATCCCAACCCACTCTCACCGGACCAGGACGAAGCTCAAACGGCCATCGATCACTTGTTGAAAATGATCGATGCGGCAGCTCATCTGAACATCGGTCGCGTCACGACGTTCGTGGGCCGTGACTGGAAGAAAACCATCGACGAAAACTGGCCCCAATTTGAACGGGTCTGGGGGCCCATTTTGGATGCCGCCAACAAGGCTGACGTTCGCATTGGAATCGAAAACTGCCCGATGCTTTTTACGGACGAAGAATGGCCCGGCGGCAAGAACTTAGCAATCAGTCCCGCGATTTGGCGCCGGATGTTCGAAACGTTTCCCACCGAACAATTCGGGTTGAACTACGACCCGTCGCATCCCGTGTTTATGCACATGGACTACCTCACCCCCATCCGAGCTTTCGCGGATCGTTTGGTGCATGTGCATGCGAAAGATGTCCGTGTCGATCAGGTCTTGCTGGATCAAGTCGGAGTGTTTGCGAACCCAAACGAGTGGCACACCCCGAAGATCCCCGGACTGGGGCAAGTCGATTGGAGCCAGTTCTTCAGCGTGCTGAATGACGTGGGGTACAACGGGCCGGTTTGTGTGGAGGTCGAAGATCGCGCCTACGAAGGAACGCTCGAAAACCGGTTGCGTGCCCTGAAGCAGAGTCACAACTACTTGCGACAATATCTGCCGAAAATGTGA
- a CDS encoding NAD(P)-binding domain-containing protein, giving the protein MKPSAQIEAESHEPNRVCDVVIVGGGPIGIETAIEMRRHGIDAQVFEAGPLGHTISWWAPQTRWFSSNDRIAIAGVPLYTVDQAKASREEYLTYLRSVVDLFQVPVQTFSKVQTIESRPDDPRRWQVQVQSNWIEASAVVLAIGGTDHAAKLKVPGENLPHVDGYLREVHQYHNRRVLIVGGRNSAVEAAIRLHRVGAKVTLSYRGEELPTASIKYWLRPEIDGLIRSKAIETLFQSRVTQITAERVDLEQTLPDGRTHSLHMPFDDVLTLIGYDQDKTLFKQLGIQMEDPGDKPVFNEETMETERPGIYVAGTAVGGTQSSKYQVFLENCHVHAKKITRHLLDGGLGKSDAELKPEKKQSAPKSLSKQIEMNPES; this is encoded by the coding sequence GTGAAACCATCTGCCCAAATCGAAGCTGAATCGCACGAGCCCAATCGTGTTTGCGATGTGGTGATCGTTGGCGGTGGACCGATCGGGATCGAAACCGCGATCGAGATGCGGCGTCATGGGATTGATGCTCAAGTTTTTGAAGCGGGGCCGTTGGGGCACACCATATCGTGGTGGGCACCGCAGACCCGATGGTTCAGCAGCAATGATCGAATCGCCATTGCCGGCGTGCCGCTGTACACCGTGGACCAGGCCAAGGCCAGCCGCGAAGAATACTTGACGTATTTGCGTTCCGTCGTGGATCTGTTTCAGGTTCCCGTGCAAACCTTTTCGAAGGTTCAAACGATCGAGTCACGACCGGATGATCCGCGACGTTGGCAGGTCCAAGTTCAATCGAATTGGATCGAGGCGTCGGCGGTGGTGTTGGCGATCGGCGGCACCGACCACGCGGCGAAGCTGAAGGTCCCTGGTGAAAATCTCCCGCACGTGGACGGTTATCTACGCGAGGTTCACCAATACCACAATCGTCGCGTGTTGATTGTGGGTGGTCGCAACAGCGCGGTCGAAGCGGCGATTCGTTTGCATCGCGTGGGTGCCAAAGTCACGCTGAGTTATCGTGGCGAGGAACTGCCGACCGCCAGCATCAAGTATTGGCTACGGCCCGAAATCGACGGGCTGATCCGGAGCAAAGCGATCGAGACGCTGTTCCAAAGTCGTGTGACGCAAATCACGGCCGAGCGAGTTGATTTGGAGCAGACGTTGCCCGACGGGCGGACTCATTCGTTGCACATGCCGTTTGATGATGTTCTGACGCTCATCGGGTACGACCAGGACAAAACGCTCTTCAAACAGTTGGGTATCCAAATGGAGGATCCAGGCGACAAACCGGTCTTCAACGAAGAGACGATGGAAACAGAACGACCCGGAATCTACGTTGCTGGAACGGCTGTGGGTGGAACCCAAAGCAGCAAGTACCAAGTGTTTTTAGAGAATTGCCACGTCCACGCGAAGAAGATTACACGCCACCTGCTGGACGGTGGCTTGGGCAAGAGTGACGCGGAACTCAAACCGGAAAAAAAACAATCCGCTCCGAAATCACTTTCGAAGCAGATTGAAATGAATCCTGAAAGCTAG